The DNA window CGGTCGTTTCCCGCATCGCAATCGGCTGCTGCTGCGCGATACGACTGAGCAGGAGCAAGCCTTCCTGGAACAAGGAGGGTTTTCCGGATAACTCCGCTGGAAGACATTAAACAACAACAAGGACAATACAGGCGCACCAATGGACAGATTCAATCAATACCGCGTATTCGTACAGGTGGCGGAAATGGGCAGCTTTATCCGGGCAGCCCATGCGCTGGAGATACCGCGCGCCTCGGTGTCCGCCGCCGTGCAACAACTGGAAACGCAGCTGGGCGTGCGCCTGCTGCACCGCACCACGCGGCAGGTGCGGCTGACCGCCGACGGCGAACAGCTGCTCGAGCGGCTGCGCCCGCTGCTGGCCGAGGTGGAAGACATCGATCAGTCATTTCAGGCCAGCCAGCGCCAGGCCTCCGGCCGGCTCAGCGTCGATGTGCCGAGCCGCATCGCCCGCCGGATGATCGCCCCGGCGCTGCCCGGCCTGCTGCGGCGCCACCCTCATCTGCAGCTGGTACTCGGCTCCGCCGATCGCGCCATCGATCTGGTCCAGGAAGGGGTCGACTGCGCGGTGCGCGTCGGCGATCTGCACGACAGCAGCCTGGTGATGCGCCCGCTCGGCCATATCGCGCTGATCAACTGCGCCAGCCCCGCCTACCTGAGCGAATTCGGCCATCCGCGCCAGCCCGGCGATCTCGTCGAGGGGCACTGGAGCATCGGCTACGCCTCGCCCAAAACCGGCCGTGAGTCCCCCTGGGAATACCTGACCGACGACGGCCATACGCAACGGCTCGAATTGCCCAGCCGGGTGGTGGTCAACAACGCCGAAAGCTACATCG is part of the Serratia marcescens genome and encodes:
- a CDS encoding LysR family transcriptional regulator, whose amino-acid sequence is MDRFNQYRVFVQVAEMGSFIRAAHALEIPRASVSAAVQQLETQLGVRLLHRTTRQVRLTADGEQLLERLRPLLAEVEDIDQSFQASQRQASGRLSVDVPSRIARRMIAPALPGLLRRHPHLQLVLGSADRAIDLVQEGVDCAVRVGDLHDSSLVMRPLGHIALINCASPAYLSEFGHPRQPGDLVEGHWSIGYASPKTGRESPWEYLTDDGHTQRLELPSRVVVNNAESYIACCRAGLGLMQIPRYDVQHLLDAGELVEVLPGYRAASMPIALIYPHRRQRSRRLAVFHEWFESLLQPHLER